The nucleotide sequence TTCTTTAGAGCTTGATACTTTATCTTTCACTTGATTTGTTGCGTCTGTCGCTTTTTCTTTTGCCTGTGTTGCCAGTTCAGTCGCTTTCTCTTTTACTTGGGCGATTTTTCCGCTGCCGTCGCTTGAAGAATTGCTGCTGGCTAATTTATCTTTTACGGTTACTTGCAATTCTTTCCCGCTTTTTGGTGCCATTAAAAGGGCAAGGGTTGATCCGATTGCTGCTCCGCTTAAAAGACCTGCGAAGAATCCGCCGCCGGATTTGCCTTTTGCCGCGTTTGGCTGGCCGCTGATCTTGCCTGCTCGCTGAAGGCGTTCTTCCACTTCAGCCACAATTTCTTTGACGGAACTGCCGCTTACTTCT is from Planococcus liqunii and encodes:
- a CDS encoding YkuS family protein, which encodes MPRIAVEHPFTDIQKALQKKGYQADMVNQKTDAIRYDVIVARNSDSYDYLSFEGSLVEVSGSSVKEIVAEVEERLQRAGKISGQPNAAKGKSGGGFFAGLLSGAAIGSTLALLMAPKSGKELQVTVKDKLASSNSSSDGSGKIAQVKEKATELATQAKEKATDATNQVKDKVSSSKEGDNSKTSTSTTDSTDSSMLN